A window from Citrus sinensis cultivar Valencia sweet orange chromosome 5, DVS_A1.0, whole genome shotgun sequence encodes these proteins:
- the LOC102607720 gene encoding uncharacterized protein LOC102607720 yields MTEVVINNKDGVEKEEIVFRKLKTLELSDLDSLTSFCSANYTFKFPSLQALWVIGCPKLKIFTTGESSTPPRVNVWYRETAGFQRRWANNDLNTTIQQLHAEKLLAGSSSYSVDYD; encoded by the exons ATGACAGAGGTGgtaataaataacaaagatggagttgaaaaagaagagattGTTTTCCGCAAATTGAAGACGCTGGAACTGAGTGATTTAGATAGCCTCACAAGTTTTTGCTCTGCCAATTACACCTTCAAATTCCCATCTTTGCAAGCGTTGTGGGTGATTGGTTGTCCCAAATTGAAGATTTTCACTACAGGAGAATCAAGCACGCCTCCGAGAGTAAATGTCTGGTATCGAGAGACAGCGGGTTTTCAACGGCGTTGGGCTAATAATGATCTTAACACGACCATACAACAATTACATGCTGAGAAG ctGTTGGCGGGGTCGTCGTCATACTCTGTGGATTACGACTAA
- the LOC102615597 gene encoding probable LRR receptor-like serine/threonine-protein kinase At3g47570, whose amino-acid sequence MFNSIFTTTTSLATLIWCFSLLLSSHSFSVHTNETDRLALLAIKSQFHDPLEVTSSWDTSVNLCQWIGVTCGRRHQRVTELYLRNQSLGGTLSPYVGNLSFLKLIHLGDNNFNGEIPDEVGRLSRLETLVVANNSFSGKIPTNLSRCSNLINFLSHKNNLVGEIPADIGYSSWSKLEKLSIAVNHLRGQLPASIGNLSALQAFDVGENTLHGRIPESLGQLRSLKFLNVEENNFSGMVPVSIYNISSLEMIFLLANRLEGILPLNIGFNLPNLKSLIVAQNNLTGPIPHSLSNASNLIELNLGQNHFTGKVSIDFNGLSDLAWLSFEANNLGAEASNDLDFVFSLTNCSKWEWLELRKNQFGGNLPHFIANLSKTMTIIDMGENKLSGTIPLGIGNLVNLNLFSLHLNQLIGTIPHVIGSLKNLQLLYLYGNSLEGNIPSSLGNLTLLTKLALDFNNLQGNIPSSLGSCQNLMELIVSHNKLNGTLPQQILEIRTLSFQLDLSNNLLSGYLPFRVGNLKNLARLDISMNHFFGEIPATLSACTSLEYLYMQGNSFGGRIPLSLISLKSLKVLDLSRNNLSGKIPEYLENLPFLQYLDLSYNHFEGQVPAKGVFHNKTSISLVGNENLCGGLDELHLPSCPLKGSRKSKVTFLVKVIIPVIMSCLILSACFLVVYARRRRSAHKDSNSLLIEQKFPFVSYAALRKATNEFSTSNMIGQGSFGIVYKGIFSENGMVVAVKVINLNQKGGFRSFVAECEALRNIRHRNLIKIITICSSIDSKGADFKALVYEYMENGSLEEWLHQRNDHLEACNVSLIQRLDIAIDVASAIEYLHHHSQPPIIHGDLKPSNILFDHDMVAHVGDFGLARFLSDGPLSAAPQSQSSSIGIKGTVGYVAPEYGTGGEVSMRGDVYSFGILLLEMFTGKRPTDSMFNDGLTLHEFAKRALPEEVVNIVEPSLLTEEITRNSDGEIRVRTEQCLSAVIRIGVSCSIESPIERMEMRDAVAKLCAARETFHGNRI is encoded by the exons atgtttaactccaTTTTTACTACCACTACCAGCCTTGCAACTCTTATATGGTGCTTCAGTTTGTTGCTTAGTTCACACAGCTTTTCTGTCCACACAAACGAGACAGATCGTCTAGCATTACTTGCTATAAAGTCACAGTTCCATGATCCACTAGAAGTAACAAGTTCGTGGGACACTTCTGTAAACTTATGCCAGTGGATAGGAGTGACTTGTGGTCGTCGGCATCAAAGGGTAACCGAGTTGTATCTGAGGAACCAAAGTCTAGGAGGTACCTTGTCTCCTTATGTTGGCAATCTTAGCTTCCTCAAGTTAATCCACCTGGGAGACAACAATTTCAATGGCGAAATTCCGGATGAGGTTGGTCGTCTTTCCAGACTTGAAACTCTAGTCGTGGcaaataattctttttcaggGAAAATACCAACAAATTTGTCCCGTTGCTCCAACCTCATCAACTTTTTATCCCATAAAAACAACCTCGTGGGAGAAATTCCAGCTGATATCGGTTACAGCAGCTGGTCGAAGCTTGAGAAACTGTCCATTGCTGTCAATCATTTGAGAGGACAGCTCCCTGCTTCCATTGGGAATCTTTCTGCTCTGCAGGCATTTGATGTTGGAGAGAATACACTGCACGGGAGAATTCCTGAAAGTCTTGGTCAATTAAGAAGCTTAAAGTTTCTTAAcgtagaagaaaataatttctccGGTATGGTTCCTGTTTCAATTTACAACATCTCATCGCTTGAGATGATTTTTCTACTGGCAAACAGACTCGAAGGTATTCTTCCCCTTAATATAGGTTTCAATCTTCCAAACCTGAAATCTCTTATTGTAGCTCAAAACAATCTGACAGGACCTATCCCACATTCATTGTCCAATGCTTCAAATCTCATAGAGCTTAACCTTGGACAAAATCATTTCACAGGAAAAGTGAGCATAGATTTTAACGGTCTTTCGGATCTAGCTTGGCTAAGTTTTGAGGCTAATAATTTAGGAGCTGAGGCTAGCAATGACCTTGATTTTGTATTCTCCTTGACAAACTGTAGCAAATGGGAATGGCTTGAGTTACGTAAGAATCAATTTGGAGGAAACCTGCCGCATTTTATAGCCAATCTCTCAAAAACAATGACCATAATCGACATGGGGGAGAATAAATTATCTGGAACCATACCTCTTGGGATAGGAAATCTTGtcaatctaaatttattttctttacatttAAACCAATTAATTGGCACTATTCCTCATGTTATCGGTAGTCTTAAAAACTTACAATTACTATATCTGTATGGAAACTCTTTAGAAGGGAACATACCCTCCTCTCTAGGTAATCTAACACTACTAACAAAGCTTGCACTGGACTTCAACAACTTGCAAGGAAATATCCCCTCATCCCTTGGAAGTTGTCAGAATTTGATGGAATTGATTGTCTCTCACAATAAGCTTAATGGAACTTTGCCACAACAAATTCTTGAAATAAGGACCCTTTCATTTCAACTAGATTTGTCTAATAACCTTCTCAGTGGCTATCTTCCTTTTCGGGTGGGAAACTTGAAGAATCTCGCTCGATTAGATATTTCCATGAACCATTTTTTTGGTGAGATTCCTGCGACTCTAAGTGCTTGTACAAGCTTAGAATATCTTTATATGCAAGGAAATTCCTTTGGAGGAAGGATTCCTCTTTCTCTGATTTCCTTGAAAAGCTTGAAAGTGTTAGATCTATCCCGTAACAATTTGTCCGGCAAGATTCCAGAATATCTTGAGAATCTACCATTCTTGCAATATTTGGATCTTTCTTACAATCATTTTGAGGGCCAGGTACCAGCAAAAGGAGTTTTTCACAATAAGACAAGCATTTCACTGGTTGGGAATGAGAATCTTTGTGGAGGGTTGGATGAATTGCATTTACCATCATGTCCTTTGAAAGGatcaagaaaatcaaaagttaCTTTCCTAGTCAAAGTGATAATTCCAGTCATTATGTCATGTTTAATCTTATCAGCATGCTTTCTTGTTGTTTATGCTCGAAGAAGGAGATCAGCACACAAAGATTCTAATTCGTTGCTAATAGAACAAAAGTTCCCATTTGTCTCGTACGCGGCGCTAAGGAAGGCAACTAATGAATTTTCAACATCAAACATGATTGGTCAAGGAAGCTTTGGCATTGTTTACAAGGGAATTTTTAGTGAAAATGGAATGGTAGTTGCTGTGAAGGTGATCAATCTTAATCAGAAAGGGGGTTTCAGGAGTTTTGTAGCAGAATGTGAAGCTTTGAGAAATATTCGCCACCGGAATCTCATTAAAATCATCACTATTTGCTCAAGCATTGATTCTAAAGGAGCTGATTTCAAGGCTCTCGTTTACGAATACATGGAAAACGGAAGTCTAGAGGAGTGGTTGCATCAGAGGAATGATCACCTAGAAGCGTGCAATGTAAGTCTCATTCAAAGACTGGACATAGCCATTGATGTAGCTTCTGCAATCGAGTATCTCCACCACCACAGTCAACCACCAATAATTCATGGTGATCTAAAGCCCAGCAATATTCTTTTTGATCATGACATGGTTGCCCATGTGGGTGACTTTGGGCTAGCACGATTTTTATCCGATGGTCCACTAAGTGCTGCTCCTCAATCTCAATCAAGCTCAATTGGGATAAAAGGAACAGTCGGTTATGTAGCTCCag AGTACGGTACGGGTGGCGAAGTCTCCATGCGAGGTGATGTGTACAGCTTCGGAATTCTTTTGCTAGAAATGTTCACAGGAAAGCGGCCCACGGACAGCATGTTCAATGATGGCTTAACTCTCCATGAATTTGCCAAAAGGGCTTTGCCAGAAGAAGTGGTGAATATTGTTGAGCCTTCACTTCTAACTGAGGAAATTACAAGAAATAGTGATGGAGAGATAAGAGTCAGGACTGAGCAATGCTTGTCTGCTGTAATTAGAATTGGGGTTTCCTGCTCAATCGAGTCTCCAATTGAGCGAATGGAGATGAGAGATGCTGTGGCAAAATTATGTGCTGCAAGGGAAACCTTTCACGGCAATAGGATTTGA